A genomic region of Deltaproteobacteria bacterium contains the following coding sequences:
- a CDS encoding helix-turn-helix domain-containing protein, which translates to MMKSLSELDHYEVLEVARGARPDEIERAFTLVRGAYEGDALAAYSVIPPDEAKLWRERIDEAFRVLSDPAARSAYDDALAAAPAGFASVPADPVAVPSDPAAVPFDAETDPFADAAGSGERPPAARGFAEAAAGVLDRAPLPAAPDAPPVSLAATHAARPLRFEEPRREGSLPRELEAFDEAGDDEGAEWTGPRLRRARILRGLEIDDVAAVTKVNPTYLRFLEEERFDGLPALVYVRGFVSAYARMLGIESAQVAPSYAARYEEHRRQQHARGRPHGRSQGR; encoded by the coding sequence ATGATGAAGTCGCTGTCGGAGCTGGATCACTACGAGGTGCTCGAGGTGGCGCGCGGCGCGCGCCCCGACGAGATCGAGCGCGCCTTCACGCTGGTGCGCGGCGCCTACGAGGGCGACGCGCTCGCCGCCTACTCGGTGATCCCGCCCGACGAGGCGAAGCTGTGGCGCGAGCGGATCGACGAGGCCTTCCGGGTGCTCTCGGACCCTGCCGCGCGCAGCGCCTACGACGACGCGCTCGCCGCCGCCCCGGCCGGGTTCGCGTCCGTGCCCGCCGATCCGGTCGCGGTGCCCTCGGATCCGGCCGCCGTGCCCTTCGACGCGGAGACCGATCCCTTCGCGGACGCGGCCGGCTCCGGCGAGCGGCCGCCCGCCGCGCGGGGCTTTGCCGAGGCGGCCGCCGGGGTGCTCGACCGCGCGCCCCTGCCCGCCGCGCCCGATGCGCCGCCCGTCTCGCTCGCGGCGACCCACGCCGCGCGCCCGCTGCGCTTCGAGGAGCCGCGGCGCGAGGGATCCTTGCCGCGCGAGCTCGAGGCCTTCGACGAAGCCGGCGACGACGAAGGCGCCGAGTGGACCGGGCCCCGCCTGCGCCGCGCGCGCATCCTGCGCGGCCTCGAGATCGACGACGTGGCCGCCGTCACCAAGGTGAACCCGACCTATCTGCGCTTCCTCGAGGAGGAGCGCTTCGACGGCCTGCCCGCGCTCGTCTACGTGCGCGGCTTCGTGAGCGCCTACGCGCGCATGCTCGGGATCGAGTCCGCGCAGGTCGCGCCGAGCTACGCGGCGCGCTACGAGGAGCATCGCCGCCAGCAGCACGCGCGCGGGCGCCCCCACGG